The proteins below are encoded in one region of Telopea speciosissima isolate NSW1024214 ecotype Mountain lineage chromosome 10, Tspe_v1, whole genome shotgun sequence:
- the LOC122641568 gene encoding eEF1A lysine and N-terminal methyltransferase, with product MTVDGGTFETLVPSQFISLSIPNPLHRPNSTPIPYGAFLRIAVLDSPVQIAGESPGIAAMLVPVNREYDWIFSTEAGHLQLLLNSPGISRLILVGNLPQSSDNYYNRCRLLNNTTAYQAEFEETLTLSLLGLLPKVCFKNGLPQIPFLVYEDNVIRSFVVAKCFGSCVGEMLVEDIEIEIHDEVGDALKREFRRRLRFKRMPNFVQTEIRISPGISADSGNLELGGEVSFWPEMGVLVHPYLPPMVASLSLIATHVEQRLESGSRPRVLCVGVGGGALLTFLASHFGFEVMGVEADETVLRVARKYFGLKEGEFLRVCVGDGIEVIEKFSRQDINQNSGSASGPVETDGCLDIFGGCYDRMDLIMVDLDSGDVSNGISAPPFEFLQNSVLVAAKLALHKLGILVINVIPPSRSFYDYVILQFREVFSELYEIDVGNGENYVLIVTVSSIGSVFNGGGNYILEKLKLILAMSYLDSIRKI from the coding sequence ATGACTGTCGATGGAGGTACCTTCGAAACCCTGGTTCCTTCGCAGTTCATTTCCTTATCCATCCCAAACCCTCTCCATCGACCCAACTCCACTCCTATTCCCTATGGCGCCTTCTTGCGAATCGCCGTCCTCGATTCCCCTGTACAAATCGCCGGGGAGTCGCCTGGAATCGCCGCAATGTTAGTCCCTGTAAATCGTGAATACGATTGGATCTTCTCCACCGAAGCTGGTCACCTCCAACTCCTCTTAAACTCTCCAGGAATCTCTCGCTTAATTCTCGTCGGAAATCTCCCTCAAAGCAGCGACAACTATTACAATCGCTGCAGATTGTTAAACAATACAACAGCTTATCAGGCGGAGTTCGAGGAGACTCTAACACTTTCCCTCCTCGGCTTGTTGCCCAAAGTATGTTTCAAGAACGGGTTACCCCAAATACCGTTTCTAGTCTACGAAGATAACGTGATTCGTAGCTTTGTAGTTGCGAAATGTTTTGGTTCTTGTGTTGGCGAAATGTTGGTTGAAGACATTGAGATTGAAATCCACGATGAAGTGGGCGATGCACTAAAACGGGAGTTTCGGAGAAGGTTGCGTTTTAAACGAATGCCCAATTTTGTTCAGACGGAGATACGGATTTCTCCTGGTATAAGTGCCGATTCTGGAAATCTAGAGCTTGGAGGAGAAGTAAGTTTTTGGCCCGAAATGGGTGTTTTGGTACATCCCTACCTTCCTCCTATGGTGGCTAGCCTTTCATTGATTGCTACCCATGTCGAACAGAGGCTTGAGTCAGGGTCTAGACCACGGGTTCTCTGTGTTGGAGTTGGGGGTGGGGCACTGCTGACCTTTTTGGCAagccattttgggtttgaagtcATGGGAGTGGAGGCGGATGAAACGGTACTGAGAGTTGCAAGGAAATACTTTGGCTTAAAAGAAGGGGAGTTTCTCCGGGTTTGTGTTGGGGATGGGATAGAAGTCATAGAGAAATTCTCCCGCCAAGATATTAATCAGAATTCGGGTTCTGCTTCTGGGCCTGTTGAAACTGATGGCTGCTTGGATATTTTCGGTGGATGTTATGATAGGATGGATTTGATAATGGTTGATTTGGATTCTGGTGATGTTAGCAACGGCATAAGTGCACCACCTTTCGAGTTTTTACAGAATTCTGTCCTTGTTGCTGCCAAGTTGGCTCTTCACAAGCTTGGTATTCTTGTGATAAATGTTATTCCTCCAAGCAGGTCTTTCTATGACTATGTGATTCTTCAGTTTCGGGAAGTATTTTCAGAGCTTTATGAAATTGATGTGGGCAATGGAGAGAATTACGTTCTTATTGTCACTGTTTCTTCAATCGGTTCTGTTTTCAATGGCGGTGGAAATTACATTCTGGAGAAGTTGAAGTTGATACTTGCAATGTCATACTTGGATTCTATAAGAAAAATTTGA